In Oscillospiraceae bacterium, the DNA window CGCGGCTTGTCACGGCTCTCAACAAAGACGTCATATATTTAAGTGCTTCAAAGGACGACATTCTGATTGAAATCGCAATGCAGTATAACGACGGATATTCTGAAATGCTGATGAGCTTCGCGAACAATATACACACCGCGGAGGGCGGCACGCACGAAACCGGATTTAAAACAGGAATAACAAAGGTTTTCAACGATTACGCACGCAAATACAGCATATTAAAAGGCGACGACAGGAATTTTACCGGAGAAGACGTCAGAGAAGGTCTTACGGCGATTGTCAGCGTAAAGCTTTCGGACGCGCAGTTTGAGGGACAGACAAAGACAAAGCTAGGCAACGCGAACGTCAAAACGCTTACCGACTCGCTCGTGACTGAAAAGCTCGGAGAATATTTTGAAGAAAACCCGTCTGTCGCGAAACAGCTGACAGAAAAATCAATTTCCGCGGCGCGCGCCAGAGAAGCGGCAAAAAAAGCGCGCGAGCTAACGCGGAGAAAGAGCGCGCTCGAATCAAGCACGCTGCCTGGAAAGCTCGCGGACTGTCAGGACAGAGCCGCCGAGAACACAGAGTTATTTTTAGTCGAGGGAGATTCCGCAGGCGGAACCGCGAAAGACGGCAGGGAAAGCAAATTTCAGGCCATTCTTCCGCTCAGAGGAAAAATATTGAACGTCGAAAAAGCAAGACTCGACAAAATATATTCATCCGTTCAGATCATTCCTATAATACAGGCGCTGGGAACAGGCATCGGCGACGAATTCGATATTTCTAAATTGAGATACGGCAAAATTGTGCTTATGGCGGATGCCGACGTTGACGGCGCGCATATCAAAACACTTCTGCTTACGTTCTTTTTCAGGCACATGAGAGCACTTATCGAGCAGGGACACGTTTTTTGCGCACAGCCGCCGCTTTATAAGGTCTTTAAAGGAAAACAGCAGTTATACGCTTTTTCCGATGATGAAAGAGACGAATGCATTAAAAAGCTCGGCGGCAGCGGAGTAAACGCCGAGAGATATAAAGGTCTTGGAGAAATGGACGCGACTCAGCTTTGGGAGACGACGATGGATCCCGCGACAAGATCGCTTTTACAGGTTAATATAGAAAACGCGATCTCCGCGGAAGCCGCGTTTTCGCTTCTCATGGGCGACAAGGTTGAGCCCAGAAGAGAATTCATTGAACAAAACGCAAAATATGTTTCGAATCTTGATATTTGATCAAAGCGTAATTTGCTGTTTTAACGAGAATAATGTTTAATTTCCCCAAATGAGCTTTTTAGGGGTAAGGGGAGACTTTTTT includes these proteins:
- the gyrB gene encoding DNA topoisomerase (ATP-hydrolyzing) subunit B, coding for MANVEKLEYGEQQIQVLEGLEAVRKRPGMYIGSTSQRGLHHLLYEIVDNSIDEALAGKCNKITVTLHSDGSVSVQDNGRGVPAGIHPKMHIPTMEVVFTILHAGGKFGGGGYKISGGLHGVGASVVNALSEWMEVVNCFDGKIYTERFERGFVARGLNCEGETEKNGLYVRFMPDKMIFTETEYDYTTVLNRLREQAFLNAGITIELLDNRAFNDAEPDKNENDAEDTEPNEDCVYYKKEKEKKFTSLCYEGGIKSFVEYLNETRLVTALNKDVIYLSASKDDILIEIAMQYNDGYSEMLMSFANNIHTAEGGTHETGFKTGITKVFNDYARKYSILKGDDRNFTGEDVREGLTAIVSVKLSDAQFEGQTKTKLGNANVKTLTDSLVTEKLGEYFEENPSVAKQLTEKSISAARAREAAKKARELTRRKSALESSTLPGKLADCQDRAAENTELFLVEGDSAGGTAKDGRESKFQAILPLRGKILNVEKARLDKIYSSVQIIPIIQALGTGIGDEFDISKLRYGKIVLMADADVDGAHIKTLLLTFFFRHMRALIEQGHVFCAQPPLYKVFKGKQQLYAFSDDERDECIKKLGGSGVNAERYKGLGEMDATQLWETTMDPATRSLLQVNIENAISAEAAFSLLMGDKVEPRREFIEQNAKYVSNLDI